Proteins co-encoded in one Anguilla anguilla isolate fAngAng1 chromosome 16, fAngAng1.pri, whole genome shotgun sequence genomic window:
- the snx20 gene encoding sorting nexin-20: MAQNAPVAGSPLSTEEMFEDNAQQAEPHSSTSPRYLIPDVSRSHRQAHEDTTGLSISPSSAMTTKELQDYWHGVKSERTTFKLLFEIPSTRTVEHGLSRYVVYQIVVLKSGSYDSKRVSVERRYSDFERLHLQLLQDFSEELEEVTLPRKRVTGNFAEENIAERREAFKDYLARLYAVRGVRRCALFQDFFTEPELKRAHGCLCGGQYSRALELLLPALDLQEKLAQHCPALTVPTLCAVTVCQRDLDDAAAAFATGQRALPLVRRYGVRKYRCPLLALLVDLGFQLGLPVAALQEELCRVTDAQRGPVSLLSLKELVVQEFT; the protein is encoded by the exons atggcccagaatgcaccagtGGCAGGAAGCCCACTCAGCACTGAAGAGATGTTTGAGGATAATGCTCAACAGGCAGAGCCACATTCCAGCACCTCGCCAAGATACCTGATTCCTGACGTCTCCCGCTCCCACCGACAGGCCCACGAAGACACCACTG GCCTGAGCATCAGCCCTAGCTCTGCGATGACCACCAAAGAGCTACAGGACTACTGGCACGGAGTGAAGTCTGAGAGGACAACCTTCAAACTGCTTTTCGAGATCCCCTCCACTCGCACCGTGGAGCACGGGCTGTCCCGCTACGTG GTGTATCAGATCGTCGTGCTCAAGTCGGGCAGCTACGACTCCAAGCGCGTGTCCGTGGAGAGGCGCTACAGCGACTTCGAGCGcctccacctgcagctgctgcaggacttcagcgaggagctggaggaggtgacGCTGCCCAGGAAGAGGGTGACGGGCAACTTTGCGGAGGAGAACATCGCGGAGCGCCGCGAGGCCTTCAAGGACTACCTGGCCCGGCTGTACGCCGTCCGCGGCGTCCGCCGCTGCGCCCTCTTCCAGGACTTCTTCACCGAGCCGGAGCTGAAGCGGGCCCACGGCTGCCTGTGCGGGGGCCAGTACAGCCGGGCGCTGGAGCTGCTGCTCCCGGCGCTGGACCTGCAGGAGAAGCTGGCGCAGCACTGCCCCGCGCTGACCGTGCCCACGCTGTGCGCCGTGACCGTGTGCCAGCGCGACCTGgacgacgccgccgccgccttcgCCACGGGCCAGCGGGCGCTGCCCCTGGTGCGCCGCTACGGCGTGCGCAAGTaccgctgccccctgctggccctgcTGGTGGACCTGGGCTTCCAGCTGGGGCTCCCCGTCGCcgccctgcaggaggagctgtgCCGGGTGACCGACGCCCAGAGGGGCCCAGTGTCGCTGTTGTCCCTCAAGGAGCTGGTGGTGCAGGAGTTCACCTAA